From Skermanella sp. TT6, a single genomic window includes:
- a CDS encoding vWA domain-containing protein → MDARVEPAHDEKEIACRPKTFFGAPAKDEAPPATRPSPLRWLAASALALVLASPAALACSPAPLLQPGKTQLQERVLTRPGGKLTPDGGAAKPVPGFSVLYVYERSPDGARVRVGASADCKPEGWMPAEAVVPWRHTLVGAFANRTGRDRVLFFGAEDGLRSLVGSRDAGAQAAKLAEAAKTAGPGQGAAGPLVSIEPETPVDINKQFYLLPILEAKTQRFPTGRPVRMVKVAAVTSRDQGAPAPASAASATPAPPPAPAIRQNFRTAIVFVIDASSSMQPYIDRTREAIKRIYDGIKTAQLQEQVRFGLIGYRDDPKAVPGLEYLTKVFVDPNKVDTREEFDRAAAGLAASKVSTRAFAEDGYAGIDSAINAIDWSPFGGRFVVLITDASSRDPGSLSATGLDAKALSIALLEKKIATMALHLLTEEGRKDHAKGAAQYRELTTYPGRKPLYYPVEAGDVGRFGARVDTLTDSLVTLVQAAEAGEGLNTPPPPTPKAAPGKPASNPGGDPLAEDIAAIGHAMRLAYLGSVKGTAAPPMFEAWAADRDFANDTVASLDVRVLLSKSQLSDLQATVGALADAYSKGQVDPSDLFNQLRSAAATLSRDPAKVGTSDNRALNQALLGEYLDGLPYTSRVMAIDQDAWLGMNPGEQQALIDDLQVKARLYRRFHDDVSNWVRLAEGASPEDAVYPVPLTALP, encoded by the coding sequence GTGGATGCGCGGGTCGAGCCCGCGCATGACGAAAAGGAAATCGCTTGCCGCCCTAAGACCTTCTTTGGCGCTCCCGCGAAGGACGAAGCGCCCCCGGCAACACGGCCATCGCCCCTCCGCTGGCTCGCCGCGTCGGCGCTGGCGCTCGTCCTCGCCTCGCCCGCGGCACTCGCCTGCTCGCCGGCCCCGTTGCTCCAGCCGGGCAAGACCCAGCTCCAGGAGCGGGTGCTGACCCGGCCCGGCGGCAAGCTGACTCCCGACGGCGGGGCGGCGAAGCCGGTGCCGGGTTTCAGCGTCCTCTATGTCTACGAGCGCAGCCCCGACGGCGCGCGGGTCCGGGTCGGCGCGAGCGCGGATTGCAAGCCGGAAGGCTGGATGCCGGCCGAGGCGGTGGTGCCCTGGCGGCACACGCTGGTCGGCGCCTTCGCCAACCGGACCGGGCGCGACCGCGTGCTGTTCTTCGGCGCGGAGGACGGGCTGCGAAGCCTGGTCGGCAGCCGCGACGCGGGTGCCCAGGCCGCCAAGCTGGCCGAGGCCGCCAAGACCGCCGGCCCCGGCCAGGGTGCGGCCGGCCCGCTGGTCTCGATCGAGCCGGAAACCCCGGTCGACATCAACAAGCAGTTCTACCTGCTGCCGATCCTGGAGGCGAAGACCCAGCGCTTCCCGACCGGCCGCCCGGTCCGCATGGTCAAGGTCGCGGCGGTGACCTCCCGCGACCAGGGAGCCCCGGCCCCGGCTTCAGCGGCGTCCGCGACCCCGGCACCGCCGCCTGCCCCCGCGATCCGGCAGAATTTCCGGACCGCCATCGTCTTCGTGATCGACGCCTCCAGCTCGATGCAGCCCTATATCGACCGGACCCGCGAGGCGATCAAGCGCATCTATGACGGCATCAAGACGGCCCAGCTGCAGGAACAGGTCCGGTTCGGCCTGATCGGCTACCGCGACGACCCCAAGGCGGTCCCCGGGCTCGAGTACCTGACCAAGGTGTTCGTCGATCCCAACAAGGTCGACACGCGGGAGGAATTCGACAGGGCCGCCGCCGGCCTGGCCGCCTCGAAGGTATCGACCCGCGCCTTCGCCGAGGACGGCTATGCCGGGATCGACTCCGCGATCAACGCGATCGACTGGTCTCCGTTCGGCGGGCGCTTCGTCGTGCTGATCACCGACGCCAGTTCCCGGGACCCCGGCAGCCTGTCGGCCACCGGGCTGGACGCCAAGGCGCTGTCGATCGCCCTGCTGGAGAAGAAGATCGCGACCATGGCGCTCCACCTGCTGACCGAGGAGGGCAGGAAGGACCATGCCAAGGGTGCGGCCCAGTACCGCGAGCTGACCACGTATCCCGGGCGGAAACCCCTCTATTACCCCGTGGAGGCCGGGGACGTGGGCCGGTTCGGCGCACGGGTCGATACGCTGACCGACAGCCTCGTCACGCTGGTCCAGGCGGCCGAAGCCGGCGAGGGCCTGAACACCCCCCCTCCCCCAACGCCCAAGGCGGCACCCGGAAAGCCAGCCTCCAATCCCGGGGGCGATCCCCTGGCGGAGGACATCGCCGCGATCGGGCACGCCATGCGGCTGGCCTACCTGGGCAGCGTGAAGGGCACCGCGGCGCCTCCGATGTTCGAGGCCTGGGCGGCGGACCGCGATTTCGCCAACGACACGGTGGCGAGCCTCGACGTGCGGGTCCTTCTGTCCAAATCGCAGCTGTCGGACCTCCAGGCGACCGTGGGCGCCCTGGCCGACGCCTATTCCAAGGGCCAGGTCGATCCCAGCGACCTGTTCAACCAGCTGCGCAGCGCCGCCGCGACCCTGAGCCGCGATCCGGCCAAGGTCGGCACCTCGGACAACCGCGCGCTCAACCAGGCCTTGCTGGGCGAGTATCTGGACGGCCTGCCCTACACCAGCCGGGTGATGGCGATCGACCAGGACGCCTGGCTCGGCATGAACCCGGGCGAGCAGCAGGCGCTGATCGACGACCTCCAGGTCAAGGCGCGGCTCTACCGCCGGTTCCACGACGATGTGAGCAACTGGGTCAGGCTGGCCGAGGGTGCCTCGCCGGAAGATGCGGTCTATCCCGTCCCATTGACGGCGCTGCCGTGA
- a CDS encoding ABC transporter ATP-binding protein, which produces MTGEPLLRLEGVERTHRAADGGFALSVPRLDVAAGERVVVLGPSGSGKSTLLDLLAFLAAPDRAESFLFSPDGHSHDIAALWRRGDRAALTRLRAAHMGYVLQTGGLLPYLTVRENLLLARRLLGLEVPGPADRLAEAVGVADLLGRRPAQLSIGQRQRVAVIRALAHMPRMILADEPTAALDAGLGERVIDTLVAVSGAVGAALVLVTHDEELACRAQGRIVRCQARRGADAPGSVVAA; this is translated from the coding sequence GTGACCGGCGAGCCGCTGCTCCGTCTCGAAGGGGTCGAGCGCACCCACCGGGCCGCCGACGGCGGCTTCGCGCTGTCCGTGCCCCGGCTGGACGTGGCTGCCGGCGAGCGGGTGGTGGTCCTGGGACCGAGCGGGTCGGGCAAGAGCACGCTGCTCGACCTGCTGGCCTTCCTCGCGGCACCGGACCGGGCCGAATCCTTCCTGTTCAGCCCGGACGGGCACAGCCACGACATAGCCGCGCTGTGGCGCCGGGGCGACCGCGCGGCGCTGACCCGGCTGCGCGCGGCCCACATGGGCTACGTGCTCCAGACCGGCGGGCTGCTGCCCTACCTGACCGTGCGCGAGAACCTGCTGCTGGCCCGCCGCCTGCTGGGGCTGGAGGTTCCCGGTCCGGCCGACCGGCTGGCCGAGGCGGTCGGGGTCGCCGACCTGCTCGGTCGCCGGCCGGCGCAGCTCTCGATCGGCCAGCGCCAGCGCGTCGCCGTGATCCGGGCGTTGGCCCACATGCCGCGGATGATCCTGGCGGACGAGCCGACGGCGGCGCTCGACGCCGGGCTGGGGGAAAGGGTGATCGACACGCTGGTGGCGGTCAGCGGCGCGGTGGGCGCGGCACTGGTCCTGGTCACCCACGACGAGGAACTGGCCTGCCGGGCTCAGGGCCGGATCGTCCGCTGCCAAGCCCGACGCGGCGCCGACGCGCCCGGCAGCGTGGTGGCCGCATGA
- a CDS encoding FtsX-like permease family protein, which translates to MIASRIGQMFRLVVADLRRDWAMAVCQVFALAAVLTPLLVLFGLQQGVLGQMLRDLQANPAMREIVPRVTGTNRFDGAWLDAARRRADVAFAVGDARTLAAEVEMVPLARPQAEAVLGVLVPTGPGDPLAASAGEPWAAGLDRVVLSFGAARALGAAAGERIQLLVPRRRDGTDETRAHAVTVASVLPPDRMAETRRAVLVDDRLVLHVQRYRDGFAVPELGWPGAPAGTEPQRFERFRLYARTIDDVAPLTAWLRSGGVEPVSRLDEIAPIQALNANLSLILAVISAFAAAGSIVALAATQWSGVERKRRELALLTLIGYGRGWLISLPLAQALLLAALGSALAVGLFAAAAGVINAHFPAIGSVAAGACRLSPDQLLLAAAVTCVLAMGAALLAAARVTRIEPAAALRDT; encoded by the coding sequence ATGATCGCCTCCCGGATCGGCCAGATGTTCCGGCTGGTCGTCGCCGACCTGCGGCGCGACTGGGCCATGGCGGTGTGCCAGGTGTTCGCGCTGGCCGCCGTGCTGACGCCGCTGCTGGTGCTGTTCGGCCTTCAGCAGGGCGTGCTCGGCCAGATGCTGCGCGACCTACAGGCCAACCCCGCGATGCGCGAGATCGTACCCCGGGTGACCGGGACCAACCGGTTCGACGGGGCCTGGCTGGACGCCGCCCGGCGCCGGGCCGACGTGGCCTTCGCCGTCGGCGACGCCCGCACCCTGGCGGCGGAGGTCGAGATGGTGCCCCTCGCCCGCCCGCAGGCCGAAGCCGTGCTGGGCGTGCTGGTGCCGACGGGACCGGGCGACCCGCTGGCGGCCTCGGCGGGGGAGCCCTGGGCCGCCGGGCTGGACCGGGTGGTGCTGTCGTTCGGCGCCGCGCGCGCGCTGGGCGCCGCGGCCGGCGAGCGGATCCAGCTCCTGGTGCCGCGCCGGCGCGACGGCACGGACGAGACCCGGGCCCATGCGGTCACGGTGGCTTCCGTCCTGCCGCCCGACCGCATGGCCGAGACAAGGCGGGCCGTCCTGGTGGACGACAGGCTGGTCCTGCACGTCCAGCGCTACCGCGACGGCTTCGCGGTGCCCGAACTGGGCTGGCCGGGCGCCCCCGCCGGGACCGAACCCCAGCGCTTCGAGCGGTTCCGGCTCTACGCCCGGACCATCGACGACGTGGCGCCGCTGACCGCTTGGCTGCGTTCCGGGGGCGTCGAGCCGGTCAGCCGGCTCGACGAGATCGCGCCCATCCAGGCGCTCAATGCCAACCTGAGCCTGATCCTGGCGGTCATCAGCGCCTTCGCCGCGGCCGGATCGATCGTGGCGCTGGCCGCGACCCAGTGGAGCGGAGTGGAGCGCAAGCGGCGCGAGCTGGCCCTGCTGACCCTGATCGGCTACGGCCGGGGCTGGCTGATCAGCCTTCCGCTCGCCCAGGCGCTGCTGCTGGCGGCGCTGGGATCGGCCCTGGCGGTCGGCCTGTTCGCGGCGGCGGCCGGGGTTATCAACGCCCATTTCCCGGCGATCGGATCGGTCGCGGCCGGCGCCTGCCGGCTGTCTCCCGACCAGCTCCTGCTGGCCGCCGCCGTCACCTGCGTGCTTGCCATGGGGGCCGCCCTGCTGGCGGCGGCCCGCGTGACCCGGATCGAGCCGGCCGCCGCCCTGCGGGATACCTGA
- a CDS encoding formylglycine-generating enzyme family protein encodes MKMRSFPSRLAALLLAAALWPVPADAAATPWPEDLYNPAPAAGDLVLPMPCGGAMAFRPVVVPAKDLLDDRRITVGGTEEAAGYKENQRADFIAGGFSDPKEKGKRTYFIGKYEVTRLQLASLGGTCPEPDGEARLPAVSLTWREASDFADAYTVWLLANARKDLPKEAGQAGFVRLPTETEWEYAARGGALVSEADFAAPLFPMTEPLSAYVYYGGSESSNNELQWIGLLRPNPLGLHDILGNASELTGELFRLNRLSRLHGQAGGYVVRGGDYLTGAASIRSAARDEFPPYDDRGPRRQKTVGFRVVLVPPVLPSPERVREVQAVWGKLPESGGGTLSEPVQDDPLKEIETLAGAVQDPQVRQRLKGLGAVVAANIKTRNDQRDRAARASLNLATWLAGNLRVDTRKILGLEETAALGNEAVRSRIPNDIAALRGTIGYYRDTLRYLLNDYPRTVREEQARVLRQELETRQAAGQAVLVEAVARDSERYQRDGDLPADQVELQLRRELCAGEVGKAFPSACQPFRR; translated from the coding sequence ATGAAGATGCGATCCTTCCCGTCCCGTCTCGCAGCCCTTCTCCTGGCAGCGGCTCTCTGGCCGGTCCCGGCGGATGCCGCCGCAACGCCCTGGCCGGAAGACCTCTACAACCCGGCGCCGGCGGCGGGCGACCTCGTCCTGCCGATGCCGTGCGGCGGCGCCATGGCTTTCCGGCCCGTCGTGGTCCCGGCGAAGGACCTGCTGGACGACCGCCGAATCACGGTCGGCGGAACGGAGGAAGCCGCCGGCTACAAGGAGAACCAGCGGGCGGACTTCATCGCCGGCGGCTTCAGCGATCCCAAGGAGAAGGGCAAGCGCACCTATTTCATCGGCAAGTACGAGGTCACGCGGCTTCAGCTCGCCTCGCTCGGCGGCACCTGCCCGGAGCCCGACGGCGAGGCGCGCCTGCCCGCCGTGTCGCTGACCTGGCGGGAGGCATCGGACTTCGCGGACGCCTACACGGTCTGGCTGCTGGCCAACGCCCGCAAGGATCTCCCGAAGGAGGCCGGGCAGGCGGGCTTCGTCCGGCTGCCGACCGAGACGGAGTGGGAATATGCCGCCCGGGGCGGCGCCCTGGTTTCCGAAGCCGACTTCGCGGCCCCCCTGTTCCCCATGACCGAGCCGCTTTCCGCCTACGTCTATTACGGCGGGTCCGAGTCGTCCAACAACGAGCTGCAATGGATCGGGCTGCTCCGGCCCAACCCGCTCGGCCTGCACGACATCCTGGGCAATGCGTCGGAATTGACCGGCGAGCTGTTCCGGCTGAACCGGCTGTCCCGCCTGCACGGTCAGGCCGGCGGCTACGTGGTGCGCGGCGGCGACTACCTGACCGGTGCGGCGTCGATCCGAAGTGCCGCGCGCGACGAGTTCCCGCCCTACGACGACCGCGGCCCGCGCCGGCAGAAGACCGTCGGCTTCCGCGTCGTCCTCGTGCCGCCGGTCCTGCCTTCGCCCGAGCGGGTGCGCGAGGTCCAGGCGGTCTGGGGCAAGCTGCCCGAGTCGGGAGGCGGCACCCTGTCCGAGCCGGTGCAGGACGATCCCCTGAAGGAGATCGAGACGCTCGCCGGCGCCGTCCAGGACCCGCAGGTCCGCCAGCGGCTCAAGGGACTGGGCGCCGTGGTCGCCGCCAACATCAAGACCCGCAACGACCAGCGGGACCGGGCGGCGCGGGCCAGCCTGAACCTGGCGACCTGGCTCGCCGGGAACCTGCGGGTCGACACCCGCAAGATCCTCGGCCTGGAGGAGACGGCGGCGCTCGGCAACGAGGCGGTCCGGAGTCGGATCCCCAACGACATCGCGGCGCTGCGCGGCACCATCGGATATTACAGGGACACGCTCCGATATCTTCTGAACGATTATCCCAGGACCGTCCGGGAGGAGCAGGCCCGGGTGCTGCGCCAGGAACTGGAGACCCGGCAGGCCGCCGGGCAGGCCGTCCTGGTGGAAGCGGTCGCGCGGGACAGCGAGCGATACCAGCGGGACGGCGATCTGCCGGCCGACCAGGTGGAGTTGCAGCTGCGGCGGGAACTGTGCGCCGGCGAAGTCGGCAAGGCATTCCCCAGCGCATGCCAGCCGTTCCGCCGCTGA
- a CDS encoding ABC transporter permease codes for MTEVLRRYGPVLTAIIVALCAFWVVMLVVLPQILMIDFSLRPSLPPSRVGGPDDVYTVQNYVTLWNNAIHRSIFLQTIWASALVTALTFAVCYPVAYFMAQVARPRTLPMLVLLLVIPFWINELLRTFAWYIILAFNGPLNLLLVNLGLIDRPIRFLGSPAGVIVGMVYVYILFMVFPLYNAIESLDRNQIEAARDLGSGWLRIHRRIVIPHAKPGIAVGCIMTFMLAAGSYAVPALLGGPNSRWFTEIIYNWFFEGGNWNQGAAYAFILLVLCVGFILLMMRLFKVGLTDVAK; via the coding sequence ATGACCGAGGTGCTGCGCCGCTACGGCCCGGTCCTGACCGCGATCATCGTGGCGCTGTGCGCCTTCTGGGTGGTCATGCTGGTCGTCCTGCCCCAGATCCTGATGATCGACTTCTCGTTGCGGCCGAGCCTGCCGCCGTCGCGCGTCGGCGGGCCGGACGACGTCTACACCGTCCAGAACTACGTCACGTTGTGGAACAACGCGATCCACCGGAGCATCTTCCTCCAGACCATCTGGGCCAGCGCGCTGGTGACGGCGCTGACCTTCGCGGTGTGCTATCCCGTGGCCTATTTCATGGCCCAGGTGGCCCGGCCCCGGACGCTGCCCATGTTGGTCCTTCTGCTGGTGATTCCGTTCTGGATCAACGAGCTGCTGCGAACCTTCGCCTGGTACATCATCCTGGCCTTCAACGGTCCGTTGAACCTGCTGCTGGTCAATCTCGGCCTGATCGACCGGCCCATCCGTTTCCTGGGCAGCCCGGCCGGCGTGATCGTCGGCATGGTCTATGTCTACATCCTGTTCATGGTGTTCCCGCTCTACAACGCGATCGAATCCCTCGACCGCAACCAGATCGAGGCGGCGCGCGACCTTGGGAGCGGCTGGCTGCGCATCCACCGCCGGATCGTCATCCCGCACGCCAAGCCGGGCATCGCGGTCGGCTGCATCATGACCTTCATGCTGGCCGCCGGCAGCTACGCCGTGCCGGCCCTGCTCGGCGGACCCAACAGCCGCTGGTTCACCGAGATCATCTACAACTGGTTCTTCGAGGGCGGGAACTGGAACCAGGGCGCCGCCTATGCCTTCATCCTGCTGGTCCTGTGCGTCGGCTTCATCCTGCTGATGATGCGGCTCTTCAAGGTCGGCCTGACCGACGTCGCCAAATAG
- a CDS encoding ABC transporter ATP-binding protein, with amino-acid sequence MSQDIELDHVTMRFGALTAVSDVHLTIPAGEFFSFLGPSGCGKTTILRMISGFMEPTSGAIRIGGRDMAGIGPNKRPTALIFQNLALFPLMTVAENIGFGLEVRGVASADRRRRVQQLLDLVALPDTAEKKVTELSGGQRQRIAIARALAVEPAVLLLDEPLSALDLKLRQHMRSELREIQKRTGVTFIYITHDQGEALTMSDRIGVMSRGVLQQVGDGRAIYDDPASAFVASFVGESNRFTGRVMAAAGGRAAIETPAGKLIGRNPRDLREGDQAILFVRPERVRADDGTAENNLIRTRVSHQDFEGAFVNIFLEPVQERPILFQTANTGNGTGPRWQPGAEAAVSFRPEDAVVLPPSDDAA; translated from the coding sequence ATGAGCCAGGATATCGAACTCGACCACGTCACCATGCGCTTCGGCGCGCTGACGGCGGTCTCCGACGTGCATCTGACCATTCCGGCAGGGGAATTCTTCAGCTTCCTGGGGCCTTCGGGCTGCGGCAAGACCACCATCCTGCGGATGATCTCCGGCTTCATGGAGCCGACGTCGGGGGCGATCCGGATCGGCGGCCGGGACATGGCCGGCATCGGCCCCAACAAGCGGCCGACCGCCCTGATCTTCCAGAACCTGGCGCTGTTCCCGCTGATGACGGTGGCGGAGAATATCGGCTTCGGCCTGGAGGTGCGGGGCGTCGCCTCCGCCGACCGCCGGCGCCGCGTCCAGCAACTGCTCGACCTCGTGGCCCTGCCGGACACGGCGGAGAAAAAGGTGACCGAACTGTCCGGCGGCCAGCGCCAGCGCATCGCGATCGCCCGGGCGCTCGCGGTGGAGCCGGCGGTGCTTCTGCTGGACGAGCCGTTGTCCGCCTTGGACCTCAAGCTGCGCCAGCACATGCGTTCCGAACTGCGCGAGATCCAGAAGCGGACCGGGGTCACCTTCATCTACATCACCCACGACCAGGGGGAGGCGCTGACCATGTCCGACCGGATCGGCGTGATGTCGCGCGGCGTGCTCCAGCAGGTCGGCGACGGGCGGGCCATCTACGACGACCCGGCCAGCGCCTTCGTCGCCAGCTTCGTCGGCGAGAGCAACCGCTTCACCGGGCGGGTCATGGCGGCGGCCGGCGGCCGGGCCGCGATCGAGACTCCCGCCGGCAAGCTGATCGGGCGCAACCCGCGCGACCTGCGCGAGGGCGACCAGGCCATCCTGTTCGTCCGGCCGGAACGGGTCCGCGCCGACGACGGCACGGCGGAGAACAACCTGATCCGGACGCGGGTCAGCCACCAGGACTTCGAGGGCGCCTTCGTCAACATCTTCCTGGAACCGGTGCAGGAACGCCCGATCCTGTTCCAGACCGCCAATACCGGCAACGGCACCGGACCGCGCTGGCAGCCCGGCGCCGAGGCCGCGGTCAGCTTCCGGCCGGAGGACGCCGTGGTCCTGCCGCCGTCCGACGACGCCGCATGA
- a CDS encoding extracellular solute-binding protein → MTDSAEKLSSQATQRAARAFTRRTLLKGAAAAGALSAAGPFIVRNARAASGEVKLFAWSGYISPEMIADFEKKTGIKAVLTEYGTNDELLNQLRASGGAGFDVIMPTVDRVPNYVEYELVQPLDESKVNFDGCIDSAVKGSAGMGGVVDGKRYLAPSDWGTEAIAFDNTVAKLQYGQASYGDLWKPEYKGQVTVRGHSSLIGIALWLESQGKLPHPVRQQFTEEAKARANFDAIIKVATENKPSVGQFWSNENEAQGAFRTNGCVIGQTWDSSAATLRKENLPVRFVAPKEGALAWMEGFCITKGAQNLAQAYEWINWYYTPQAGALYSNHTSINTTSKGAEQYLSDFNKQFFADAYPGDALDKLWWWPIQEAWYVSIRNEYQDRFLAA, encoded by the coding sequence ATGACTGATTCAGCGGAAAAACTGTCCAGCCAGGCGACGCAGCGTGCCGCCCGGGCCTTCACCCGCCGCACCCTGCTCAAGGGCGCCGCCGCGGCGGGCGCGCTGTCCGCGGCCGGCCCCTTCATCGTGCGCAATGCCCGCGCCGCCTCGGGCGAGGTCAAGCTGTTCGCCTGGTCCGGTTATATCTCCCCCGAAATGATCGCCGACTTCGAGAAGAAGACCGGCATCAAGGCGGTCCTGACCGAATACGGCACCAATGACGAGTTGCTGAACCAGCTCCGCGCCTCTGGCGGGGCCGGGTTCGACGTGATCATGCCGACCGTCGACCGCGTGCCGAACTATGTGGAGTACGAACTGGTCCAGCCGCTCGACGAGTCCAAGGTCAATTTCGACGGCTGCATCGACTCGGCGGTCAAGGGGTCCGCCGGCATGGGCGGCGTGGTCGACGGCAAGCGCTACCTGGCGCCGAGCGACTGGGGCACCGAGGCGATCGCCTTCGACAATACCGTCGCCAAGCTCCAGTACGGCCAAGCCAGCTACGGCGACCTGTGGAAGCCGGAATACAAGGGCCAGGTCACCGTGCGCGGCCATTCCAGCCTGATCGGCATCGCACTGTGGCTGGAATCCCAGGGCAAGCTGCCCCATCCGGTGCGCCAGCAGTTCACCGAGGAGGCGAAGGCCCGGGCCAACTTCGACGCGATCATCAAGGTCGCGACCGAGAACAAGCCGTCGGTCGGCCAGTTCTGGTCCAACGAGAACGAGGCCCAGGGCGCCTTCCGCACCAACGGCTGCGTGATCGGCCAGACCTGGGACAGTTCCGCGGCGACGCTCCGGAAGGAGAACCTGCCGGTCCGCTTCGTCGCGCCGAAGGAAGGCGCGCTCGCCTGGATGGAAGGCTTCTGCATCACCAAGGGGGCGCAGAACCTGGCGCAGGCCTACGAGTGGATCAACTGGTACTATACGCCACAGGCCGGCGCGCTCTATTCCAACCACACCAGTATCAACACGACCTCCAAGGGCGCGGAGCAGTATCTCAGCGACTTCAACAAGCAGTTCTTCGCCGACGCCTATCCGGGCGACGCCTTGGACAAGCTGTGGTGGTGGCCGATCCAGGAGGCGTGGTACGTCTCCATCCGCAACGAGTACCAGGACCGCTTCCTGGCGGCGTAA
- a CDS encoding alkaline phosphatase family protein, with protein MSGRPSRNVLLILADQWRGDCLSALGHACVRTPHLDALAAEGTLFRRHFGQASPCGPARASLLTGMYLQNHRSVANGTPLDARHTNLALEARRLGHAPALFGYTDTSPDPRRHDPADPALRSYEGVMPGFDPACLLTESIEPWAEHLRAKGYPVPEQAREIYRTAEPFGPAVYRAEDSDTAFLADRVTAWLTGRGRQPWFGLAAFIRPHPPWVAPDPYHRLIDPAATPPAVRAPDWRTEADGHPWLAWHLARQRTDCWVAGADLDPRTLDAGTLARLRATYYGLVAEFDAQVGRILTLLRKTGALDDTLVIVTSDHGEMLGDHWMLGKAGYFDEAYHVPLIVRDPDRSGGGTVDAFTEHVDLMPTILEWLGGTPPAQCDGRSLLPLLGGSPVPADWRRHAHWEFDFRDVARGEAERALGMRPGQCVLNVLRGERYKYVHFAGLPPLLFDLDADPGQFRNLADDPAHAALVRDHAQALLSWRMENDERVLANMLLTPGGVVGG; from the coding sequence ATGAGCGGCCGCCCTTCCCGCAACGTGCTCCTGATCCTGGCCGACCAGTGGCGCGGCGATTGCCTGTCGGCCCTCGGCCATGCCTGCGTGCGCACGCCGCACCTGGATGCCCTCGCCGCCGAGGGGACGCTGTTCCGCCGCCATTTCGGACAGGCGAGCCCCTGCGGGCCGGCGCGCGCTTCCCTGCTGACGGGGATGTATCTCCAGAACCACCGGTCCGTCGCCAACGGCACCCCGCTGGACGCCCGGCATACCAACCTGGCGCTGGAGGCCCGGCGACTCGGCCATGCCCCGGCCTTGTTCGGCTATACCGACACCTCCCCCGACCCGCGCCGCCACGATCCGGCCGACCCGGCGCTGCGCAGCTACGAGGGCGTGATGCCGGGCTTCGACCCGGCCTGCCTGCTGACCGAATCGATCGAACCCTGGGCCGAGCACCTGCGGGCGAAGGGTTATCCGGTGCCGGAGCAGGCCCGGGAAATCTACCGTACGGCCGAGCCCTTCGGACCGGCCGTCTACCGGGCGGAGGACAGCGATACCGCCTTCCTCGCCGACCGCGTGACCGCTTGGCTAACGGGGCGTGGCCGTCAGCCCTGGTTCGGCCTGGCCGCCTTCATCCGGCCGCACCCGCCCTGGGTAGCACCCGATCCCTATCACCGCCTGATCGATCCCGCCGCGACGCCGCCGGCCGTGCGCGCCCCGGACTGGCGGACGGAGGCGGATGGGCATCCCTGGCTCGCCTGGCACCTCGCCCGCCAGCGGACCGACTGCTGGGTGGCGGGAGCGGACCTGGACCCGCGCACCCTGGATGCCGGCACCCTGGCCCGGCTGCGCGCGACCTATTACGGGCTGGTCGCCGAGTTCGACGCCCAGGTCGGCCGGATCCTGACACTGCTGAGAAAGACCGGCGCGCTGGACGACACGCTGGTGATCGTCACGTCCGACCATGGCGAGATGCTGGGCGACCACTGGATGCTGGGCAAGGCCGGCTATTTCGACGAGGCCTACCATGTCCCGCTGATCGTTCGGGACCCGGATCGATCCGGCGGCGGCACGGTGGATGCCTTCACCGAGCATGTGGACCTGATGCCGACGATCCTGGAGTGGTTGGGCGGCACCCCACCGGCCCAGTGCGACGGCCGCTCGCTGCTGCCGCTGCTGGGCGGTTCCCCCGTTCCGGCGGATTGGCGCCGCCATGCCCACTGGGAATTCGACTTCCGCGACGTGGCCCGGGGCGAGGCGGAGCGGGCGCTGGGAATGCGTCCCGGCCAGTGCGTGCTCAACGTGCTGCGCGGCGAGCGCTACAAGTATGTCCACTTCGCCGGGCTGCCGCCGCTGCTGTTCGACCTGGACGCCGACCCCGGTCAGTTCCGGAACCTGGCCGACGATCCCGCCCATGCGGCCCTGGTCCGCGACCATGCCCAGGCGCTGCTGTCCTGGCGGATGGAGAACGACGAGCGGGTGCTGGCGAACATGCTGCTGACCCCGGGTGGGGTGGTGGGCGGATGA